The following proteins come from a genomic window of Alnus glutinosa chromosome 10, dhAlnGlut1.1, whole genome shotgun sequence:
- the LOC133879150 gene encoding UPF0481 protein At3g47200-like, whose translation MAYSPAGEEITIDISSELPAADWPECCIYRVPKLLRKVNKEAYTPKLISIGPFHCNREEFWEMEMLKQRYFKNFLNRTGKSQQDLRKIIEDNEEKIRHCYSEDSTLESGEFVKMILLDAIFIIELFLKVRDQKKGEVEEEDYILRKKWLANGIYYDLLLLENQLPFFVLEKLYKFAGFSDSPSSCNHYEEGKLLEEHKENLKTRDAPMVKLFRNYFTYYDQKRKPIGQEVIEEPTGKEKTERPIGEEVKHFTDLLRYLFCPQVMEKRWVLKKARWSNERGCMDSSKKNKKRYSGTQLCATKLNDAGLKFKVIDDTCLVDITVSNVSHVTLYTCLVKDDTKKPGCFGFPMHILQVSQLVIDYGTATIFRSLMALEQCHYPSKTYICSYVLLLDRLIDTVKDVDLLVDKKVIVNHLGSNAKVAALINKLGDQIVATTSSYFDIIAQKLNDHYEFPLNHLLATLKSEYFPNIFRGTATIVGLIVLGFTLWNFLRPYVM comes from the exons ATGGCCTACTCTCCAGCTGGTGAAGAAATTACAATTGACATTTCGTCGGAATTGCCCGCTGCGGATTGGCCGGAATGTTGTATCTACAGGGTTCCCAAGCTACTGCGCAAGGTAAATAAAGAAGCCTACACCCCTAAGCTAATCTCAATTGGCCCCTTTCATTGCAACCGAGAAGAATTTTGGGAGATGGAAATGCTCAAACAgagatattttaagaatttcttGAATCGAACTGGAAAGAGCCAGCAGGATCTTCGAAAGATCATTGAAGACAACGAAGAAAAAATTCGTCACTGCTATTCAGAAGACTCTACCCTCGAAAGTGgagaatttgtaaaaatgattCTATTAGATGCCATCTTTATAATTGAGCTCTTCTTAAAGGTTAGAGaccaaaaaaaaggagaagtcgaagaagaagattataTTCTACGTAAAAAATGGCTGGCAAATGGAATATATTATGACCTGCTATTACTTGAGAATCAGcttcctttttttgttcttgagaAATTATATAAGTTCGCCGGCTTCAGTGACTCTCCCAGTAGTTGCAACCATTACGAAGAAGGCAAGCTCCTTGAGGAACACAAAGAGAACCTGAAGACACGTGATGCTCCAATGGTCAAGCTTTTCCGCAATTACTTTACTTACTATGATCAAAAGCGAAAGCCCATCGGTCAGGAAGTAATTGAAGAACCCACCGGTAAGGAAAAAACCGAAAGACCCATCGGTGAGGAAGTAAAGCATTTCACAGATTTGCTACGATATTTGTTTTGTCCACAAGTCATGGAAAAGCGCTGGGTGCTTAAAAAGGCAAGGTGGAGCAATGAAAGAGGATGTAtggattcatccaaaaaaaacaaaaaaaggtacTCTGGTACTCAACTTTGTGCCACAAAGCTTAACGACGCAGGATTGAAATTTAAAGTTATAGATGATACATGCTTAGTTGACATAACTGTATCAAATGTGAGTCATGTGACGTTATATACATGCTTAGTTAAAGATGATACAAAGAAGCCTGG GTGCTTTGGATTCCCTATGCATATCTTGCAAGTCTCGCAACTTGTGATAGACTACGGTACTGCAACTATTTTTCGAAGCCTCATGGCTCTGGAGCAGTGTCATTATCCATCTAAAACTTACATCTGCAGTTATGTTTTGCTATTGGACCGTCTTATTGACACCGTAAAAGATGTGGATTTGCTTGTTGATAAGAAGGTCATTGTTAACCACCTCGGTAGCAACGCTAAAGTGGCTGCTCTAATTAACAAACTTGGAGATCAGATTGTGGCAACTACATCCTCTTATTTCGATATTATCGCTCAAAAACTTAATGACCACTATGAGTTCCCTTTGAACCATTTGTTGGCAACCCTGAAAAGTGAGTATTTCCCCAATATTTTTCGAGGCACAGCAACTATTGTTGGACTTATTGTCCTAGGTTTCACTCTCTGGAATTTCCTTAGACCTTATGTCATGTAG